The genomic stretch GCGAAGGAAGCGCTGGAAGACCGGAAAACCCAGGAAAAGGCCGTACTTTTGTTGATGAAGCATCGAAAAATCAGTAACGACGAGGCCCACCGCCTGCTCAGGAAACTGGCCATGGATCAGGGGCGGAAACTGCCCGAAGTTGCCCGGTCGCTCATTTCGATGGCGGACGTCCTGAAGTAAACGCCGGCGTCGTTAACGTGGGCTTAACCGGCTCAGCATCTGCACCGGTACCCGGTAGCGCACGCCTTTCGAGGGACCAATACCGTCAACGGTGCAGGTTTTGCGGTTGACCCGGATGATTTCCCCCTGCAGCTCCCGTCGGCCGGCACCGAAGCGAACCGTATCGCCCACCTGCCACTTGGCCAGCTGCTGCCTTGTGTCTACCGGCTCGAAGGGCGCATCGGACAGCGCCAGGCCCTGATCCCTGGCCCTCTCTGCCAGGGCCGTGCGGGTGGTTTGCGCGGCACCGCTCGCGTGCAACTCATCCAGAATGGTGTAGAAATGGCGGTTGTGCACGGAGCCCCGATATCGCTGTCCGGCACTCTGCTGCAGGAGATGGGCAAACTCGTGGCAGCAGGTATGGGCCAGCAGGTTCAGCGTACTCAGCTCCCCGCCAAAATACCCACGTTTACGGATCTCCCGGCCCGAGAGCCAGCCGCTGGCCGTCTCCGGCTGATGCTTGGCGACAATCATGCGGGCACCGTAGGTGATCAGGTGCTGCCGATCGCGGGAATCGTAACGGTGGTAGGTGGCCTGGCCGGACCCAACCCGGCAATGCAGGACGCTGCCGGGATTGCGTTCCCGGACCCACTGCTCTGCCGGTTGCCAGAGCCAGTCCCGGGTGACGGCGCACATCAGTTTGCCGATTTGCTTAATATCGTTGTTGTCCATGGATCGCACAGTAAGGGGTGTACTGCTGCGATCATACCCGTTGCCGGGGTTGGGTTAAAACAACAACGGCCGGTGAGACCGGCCGTTGACTGGAAAGCACGAGGGTGATCAGGCCTCGATCGGCGACCGCCAGTCGTCAGCACCGGAAGTACCGGCAACGGCGTGTTCCCAGGTCACCTTGCGGTAGGACAGGGAAACGGTGACCAGCTGGGTGAAGTCGGCGTTGCCGGCATCCTGGCAGTGGGGCATGTTGCAGTTGATGTCGATGATGGTGGCATCTTCGAGGACGGTGGAGAAAAAGTGCTCCTGCTTGCCCTCAACGGAGGTGCGGTACCACTTCAGTTCGACCTTCGGCAGCATCTCGCCGGAGGCGAGGGCGTTGTACATCAGCGGGGTGGCCTTGTTCAGGGCGGACGTGAACTTGAACGGCTTGTGAACGCGCTGACCGGATGGCTGACCGGACTGGGGATCGGTCGGTACGGTAACAACGTGGCTGAATTCCTGCACCAGCACTTCGTCTTCGTGGCCTTCCACGTAGATGTTGCCGACGGAATCGGAAGTGAAAGCGCCGGCGGTAATGTTGCCCTGGGTTTGGCCTTCGATGCTGATATAACAAGGAGTTGGCATAGTCTGCTCCATGACTTGTGAATGAATAGTGTCCCCGGGTGTTCCCTGGACGCCGACTTCCAGTACAAAGCCTGTGCCAGAACAGGTAATGTTATTTAAAACAGTAGGTTATCTTTTTTCTCGGAGATGCTGCGGGCGTGCCGGGCAATCCCGCGCCCGAATGCCAGGCGACGGATTGCTGGCGGGGCAAGAACTTGCTCGGGTAATTCCCGCTTCAGCCCAGGCCTAGGGCTGCCAGCAAGGCCAGGAGCAATAGCCCGGATACACCCTGCCAGAAGGCCACGGGATTGCACTCCATCAATGGCGGTCGACGACGCCTGTGCCAGTCGGTGGGAGGATGTCGGAGGTTATAGAGGTATTCCGAAAGTGCCGAATAGCGTCTGTGGGCCTGGGGATGAACCGCTTTTTCAATGGCATCGTCGACCCAGGCGGGCAGAGTCTCCCGGAACTGTCGGGCAGGTTGATATTTCAAGTTACGAAGCTGGCTCCTGCTGTGAATCTTGGGCACCTCCGGACCATAGGGGAGCCGGCCGGTGAGCAGCTGATAGGTAATCACTCCGAGGGAATACTGATCTGACAGCCAGCTTCCTGGCTCACCGAGAAAAGTCTCCGGAGCCGTGTAAAGCGCTGCCCCTCGTGGGCCAGCCTGCTCGCCGATGTCAGAATCCTCAAGGCCGGCAACCCGGGTGGCACCAAAGTCGATCAGTGTGATGGTGCCATGGGTATCGACCAGTACGTTTTCCGGTTTCAGGTCCTGGTGCACCATTTCAAGCCGGTGAAAGGCCCGCAAGCCCTTACCGATCTGCTCGACGAGGCCGCGAACCGTTTCAAGGGGCGGCGCCGGATTATCCAGCATCCATTGCCGAAGTGTGCAGCCCTCAACGAACTCCGTGGCCTGATACAGAAAGCTGTGTTTCCGGGCGGTGGTATACGGCCGAACAACATAGGGGCTGTTGATTCGCCGGGCAATCCACTGTTCCGTAGAAAACTGTTCCAGATAGACCGGATCATGCCGCTGTTCCAGTGACGGCATTTTCAGCGCCACCCTGCTTCCGGTTTCCTCATCAACCGCCAGGTAGATGTGGCTTCGACTGCTGGCGTGGATCTGTCTCAGAATTCGGTAGCCATCCAGGTGTTGTCCCGGCTGCTGTTCTGGCGCAAACGGCAGCCCGGCCAGCTCCCTGAACATCTCGCGGTTCCCGAGAGCCCGTGGCGTCGATTCGATCCTGATGATCTGGGCCGTCAGGTTATCGTCACTGCCCTGCTTCAGCGCGGCCGCGGCGAGCTGGCGGGCAGCCGCCTCCAGATCGTGCGTTGATTCCCGGATAATGCGGGCCATGGTTCGTTCATCCAGGTGTTCGTGGATGCCATCGGTGGTAAGCAGGAAGGTGTCGCCGGTTTGTACCGGCAGGCTGTGATAATCAATATCCAGTTGGTGGCCAATGCCCATGGCACGGGTGAGGCAGCTCTCTTCCCTGGAAATCCAGAGCCGATGATCGGTGCTGACCTGTTCGAGCTGTTCAGGATGGACCCGGTAAATGCGCGCATCGCCCACGTGGAACAGGTGCGCCGTGGCAGATTTCAGCACCATCACGCTCAAAGTGCAGACATAGCCCCGGTCGCGGTCATAGCGGTACTGGCTTTGCCGAGTCTGGGCATATAGCCATGCGTTGGTTGCCCTCAGAACCCGTTGCGCGGACTGTTTGACCGACCAGCTCTCCGGGGTTGAAAAGTAGTCGTTGAGAAACCCGGCGACGGCGGATTCGCTGGCAATCTGACTGACATCGCTGGAGCTGATACCGTCGGCGATGGCAACGGCAATGCCTTTGGTAACCAGCTGACGCCCCGTAGGCACTAACAGACCGTGGAAATCCTGGTTCATCGGCTTTGCGCCAGCTTCCGAGTGCTGGCCGACGGAAATGGACAAGGATGTTGTCATGGAAAACTGGGATTTCCCTGCGGGAGGAAAAAGCAACTCCGGCGGGTGCGGCAGCCGGAGTTGCAGGAAGACCCTGCTTAGTTGGAGCTGGCCAGGGCAGCATCGTTGTAGGCCGTTGCAATCTTGCGCTTCGGCGCAGTTCTTACATGGGTGGTGTAGAGCGTCAGGCCGGTAAAGGCCAGGCCGCCGACAAGGTTCCCCAGTACAGTGGGAATCTCGTTCCACCAGAGGTAGTCCATCACCGAGAACTCGCCGCCCATGATGATGGCGGACGGGAACAGGAACATGTTCACGATGGAGTGCTCGAAACCCATGAAAAAGAACAGCATGATCGGCATCCACATCGCCAGTACTTTGCCGCTGACATTGGTGGAAATCATGGCGCCGACGACGCCCATGGAAACCATCCAGTTACACAGCATTCCGCGGATAAAGATGGTGGCCCAACCGGCTGCTCCGTATTCGGCGTAACCGAGTGTGCGCGCTTCTCCGACACTGGCGATCTTGGCACCGACCGCCCCCGGATCGGTGTTGAAACCGTAGGTGAAAATAAAGGCCATCATAAAGGCTACGGTCAGTGCGCCGCCCAGATTGCCAAGAAAGACCCATCCCCAGTTCCGCAGAATGGCCGCCGGGGTTACGCCGGGGCGTTTATCAAGCAAAGCCAGGGGCGTGAGCATGAAAACGCCGGTCAACAGGTCGAAGCCCATCAGGTAGAGCATGCAAAAGCCGATCGGGAACAGGATGGCGCCGATCAGGAACACCCCGGTCTGGACCGCCACGGTAATGGCAAACGCTGCAGCCAGGGCCAGGATGGCGCCAGCCATGAAGGCCCGGATCAGAGTGTCCCGGGTTGACATGTAGATCTTGGATTCGCCGGCGTCGACCATCTTGGTGACGAATTCCGAAGGCACGATGTAAGACATAGTGTTTTCCTCTGACTTCTATCAAGTGGCCAGACTTTTTGATTGGCCATAAAAAAACGGCGTTACTCGCCGCCTGCAATCTGCAGGTACAAGTAGACGCCGTCGTCTGAATAAATCTGTCGCTGTGAACAGAACCGACATTGGTTCCGTTAAGTCCGGATCTGCAGAGACTGTGCCAGTTTGGATCGATTCAAAAAAATCAGAATTAAATCAGCTTGGTATGTAATTTCAGGTGGAAGTGCCTGAGTTCGTGCCAGGCACGAAGCCTGTTGTCACGCACTCGATCGGTGCGTGACCTCTGCGGATTGCTGCAAGCTGGCGCAGCGGTAGCCCGGTTCAGCGGAGGCGAAATCGTACGGGCAGTGCGTAACGGAATTTCTTTCCTGATATCTCATCAGGCACGGCCGGAAGAGGCTCTGCCTGCTCCAACATGGCCAGAGCCGACTCGTCCAGAAGCTGATATCCGGAGCTGGTTCTCAGGCTGTGGGCCACCAGGGATCCATCCCTCCGAAACTCGAACACGATCACGGGGGTGCCTTCCTGGCCGAGCCGTCTTGCCCGGCGGGGATATTCATAATACCCGGCAAGGTGGCGGCTGAGCCTGGACAGGTAATTATCCACCTCTGATCTGACGCCAGCGTTCTGAAGCGGAACGGTCGCCTGGGATTGCTCCAGAGTCTCCGTTTCCACGGGATCGCCAACCGGCGTCTCTGCTTCTGTAACCTGCTCGGTGACCTCAGGTTCGGGCGTCGGCTGCGTTACCGGTTCTGGCTCAGGTTCCGGCTCCGGCTCCGGCTCAGGTTCGGGGTCAGGCTCAGGCTCTGGCTCAGGTTCCGGCTTCGGCTTCGGCTTCGGCTTCGGCTGTGGCTTCGGTTCCGGTGCAGTCACAGGCTCGAGCGTGGGAGCGGGCTCGCCAGCCAGCTTTATGCGAATGGCAGGCGCGGTGTTGACCGCGGATTCGCCCAGAGTATTGAGCTCCACCGTCTTTTCGGGAGTTGCGAAGACCAGGGCAACAAAGGTGATCACAAATGCCAGCAGCAAAAGTCCCCATCGGGAGCGCGGTTGTTGCGGCATCATTAGGCTGGCTCCGTCAACAACAGGACATCCTGATACCCGGCCTTTTCCAACAAGCGGAAGAGTGCCTCCAGTTCCGCCATGCTGATTCCTTCGGAAGCGGCAATTTTCAGGGGTTGCTCTTCGTCAGGCGTTGGCAGTCTGGCAACCAGAGACTCCCTGTCGAGCAGCTCGCCATCCACTCTCCACTCGCCTTCTGCGCTGACAATCATGTCCGCATGGGGCGACTGCTGATCTTCAGCCTGCTGCGTGGCGGGCAATTCCGGAAGTGGGTCGTCGGTCAACTGGCCGGCAACGATGAAAAACATGAGAAGCAGAAATACCAGATTGATCAACGGCAGAAGTGCATCTTCCACGCGTTCCATCAAGGTTTTGCCGGAGGTGAAGGGAGGTGGAACCAGATCGCTCATGGTGTCTGTGGTTTCGCCCGCTTCCAGTGGGTGTCTATATTCTGCGCAGTCAAGCCGCTGAGGACCCTGGTGAAGGCTCCCAGAGGCGTATCACCCGTCGTCGCGAGGTTTACTTCGGTGATACCGGCGTCTCCAAGCTTGCTCACAAGCTGATCGGGGGCCATGGATTGCCCCTGCCATTGCACCTTTCCATCGGCAGTCACGGTCAGCTCAGGCAGAGGATCGCCAGTGACCGGGCTGCGGCTCGATGTGTTATTTGCAAGTTCCAGGTAGTCGACTGGCAACAGACGGGTGGTCAGCATAAAGAACACCAGGAGGATGAAGACGACGTCGATCAGGGGCGTGATCCGTATCGGGATCGGGCGACTAGGCCTTGGTTCAACCAGTTGCATGGGCGAATCGCTGACCCCGGGCAGTTGTATAGCGGTCGGGCTCGTCCCCGGCTGCCTCGCTGTGAAGCTGCTGTTCAGGAACCTGGTAGTCTGCTTCATCAGCGTCCAGGGTCTGTTCCGGCACAATATGCAGAATCGAAACCAGGGTACTGTTGATGGTCTTGTGGATGCGTCGCAGCCGGAACTCGATCCATGCAGCCAGTGCAGCAAACGGTATGGCCACGACCAGGCCCGCGGCGGTGGTGGTCAGGGCCTCGTAAATACCGCCACTGAGCTGGGTGGCATTGGCACGGCCTTCGGTAGCCGCCATGGCGCTGAAGGCCTCCATCATGCCCAGCACGGTTCCCAGCAGGCCGAGAAGAGGAGCCAGCGCGGCAATGACTTCGATGATCTTCAGGGGCGCTTCGAACGGCTCCAATGAATGCTGCGCATCCCGGGCGGCCGTTTCCCGGATCTTGCGGTCGTCCTCGCCGTTGTGTATCGCCTCAATCGTATCGGCGACAAGGCGCTGAAGCGGATTTAACCGGCCTAATCGGCCTGCCTGATATCGTATTTCGGAAGGCCGCACCGAAGCCGGATTGCTCTGCCAGTCCATTACGGTTTTTTTAAGACGGCCCGACATTCGCGGCGCATAGAGGGCGCCAAGAAGCATCAGATAGACAAAAGTGACGAGCCCGATGACGGCAAGTGCCACGAGCACAACCATTACAGGCCCTCCCATATCAACAAGTTGGGTGAGCGGGCCAGTGTTCAGGGGCAGGGTGAGGTCCGTCATTGGAAAAGGTGCTCGTTGTGCAAAATTGGATCTAAATAATAACGATTACTATTAAATGTGCAAGTGCGTAACCTGACATTGAATGCCTCTCTGGTAGACTTGGACCACGGGTCACCAGAACAGAAAGCCTGAGATTGGAGGTAAGGTCATTACGGGTCGTCGAAACCGTCCGGGAGCGTGGATGCTGTGCTGATCAAACAATGGTTCGGCAGTCTGGTGAATCGGGCCGTTGCCCTCGTGGTGGTGGCGATCATCCTTTCGGCATTGCTGGTAACCGTGGCCGGGTCTCTGCTGAGCCGGTCGGAGCTGGAACAGCAGGCCCGTGACCAGGTGGAAACGATTGCCACCCTGATTGCGGGAGAGCTGGACGACAAGCTGGCCCTGAGGCTCGGTGCACTCAACCATGTGGCCCAGAACCTCACCATGTCTCGCGATGTGCTTAATGCGCGGGCTCAGATTCTGATCCGGCGGCAAACGGCCCTGGAGCATCTTTTTGATGCTGTGTACCTGATGGATGAGGACGGCCTGGTGGTCGCCGAGCATCCGGAGGATTACCGGCAGTCGGGACTGGATGTCAGCAATCGGGAATATTTCCGCCGCGTCGCGTCCACTCTCACGCCGGTGATCAGCGAGCCCTATCTGTCCAACTATCAAGAAAAGCCGGCCATCATGGTCGCTGCGCCGATCTTCGACCACCGCCAACGGTTCATCGGCGTCATTGGCGGTGCCATCGCCCTGGATGGCAACAACTTCCTTGATCAGTTTATCAATATCCGGATTGGCACCACCGGCTATCTGGGTGTTGCCACCCGAAGTGGGTTCGTGGTGGTCAATCAGCGGGATGAAAGGGCCATGTCACCGGTTCGTGTTGCCAATCCGGTGCTCCGGGATGCCATGGAGGGCTTCGAGGGCACCGTGGACACCCGCAACAGCAGTGGTGAAAAGACCATCATGTCGGTGCAGCAGCTGACCCAGGTTCCCTGGTTTGTGTCGGCGTCCTGGCCGGCTCGTGAAGCCCTGGCCCCGATGACCCGGACGTTGGATGCGTTCGTGTGGATTCTGCTGGCGGTGATCCTGTTGATCGCGCCTCTTGCGCTCTGGCGTTTCCGGCGATTGATGGCGCCGCTAAAAACCCTGGGCGAGCAGATTCGCGAGCGCCATCTGGGTATGCGCTCGGACCCGGTGGACGTCGCCGGAGGCAAGGAGATCCGCCAGGTTGCAGAGATTTTTAACACCGTAACCGATGAACGGGACGAGGTTCTGGTATCTCTCGCTGAAAGAGAGGCGTTTTTCCGTTCCCTAACCCAAAGTGCGCCCATCGGCATCGTGCAGACCGACGTTCTGGGCCGAATTGAGTTTGCCAACCCGGCTTTTGAGGCCATCGTTGGCCATCCGGCGGAGCAACTCACCTACAGTTATCTGGCCAATCGTGTGCATGAGAGCGATCGACCGGAGGCGATTGCCGGCTGGAAGACGGCGATCAGGAACCAGAGCGTTTTCCGGGGACGGTTGAGGCTGACATCGCCCGCACCGGACCGGGTGATCTGGGGTGATGTGATGACGGCTGCAATACAGACGCCTGAAAAGGCGCTCGGCACCATCACTGTCGTTCGCGATATCTCCCACGAGCTGGAGGTGGAAGAGGCCCTCAGGGCAGAGCAGCAGCGCGCAGAGACGATACTTGGGGTGCTCCAGGAAGGGGTTCTGATGGTAGACGTCGAGGGTGTTATCCGTTTTGCCAACGATGCCGCATGTCGTCTTCTGGGAACGGAGGGTGAATGCGTGCTCAGGAACTTCTTCCAGCTGGTCACCATTGAAACGGAAGAACGCGAAATGACGGCGGAGCAGTTCCTGACCGGTGATGACCTGGACAGCCTCTATGTGACGCTCCGCAATTCCCTGGGTGTTCCCTTCCCCATAGATCTGACCATGCTGCACATTCGTCAGGGCCGTGAGGATGAACGCCTGGTGTTTGTGCTGCGGGACGACAGCGACCGGCGCCGGCAGGAGGAGCGGCTGTCCTGGGAGGCGACCCACGACAGCCTCACCCAGTTGCTGAACCGGCGCGCGTTCAACGCTTCGCTGGTTCGCAGCCTGGGTGAGGCCGGTCGACAGGACGCCCGTTCGGTACTGATGCTGATTGATCTCGACTATTTCAAACCGGTGAACGATGAAGGCGGCCACCTGCTTGGTGACGATCTGCTCAAACGGCTGGCGGATCTGTTCAAGGACGCCGTTCGCCAGTCCGACACCGTGGCCAGACTGGGCGGAGATGAGTTCGGCATCATTTTGCCTGCCTGCGGCATGACCCGGGCCGAGGCGCTGGCGGAACGGATCCGCGCCGACGTGGAGGCGCTTCGCATTGAGCATGACGGCCGCTCATTCGGCGTAACCACCAGCATCGGCCTGACGGAACTGACGGCGGAAGACAGCGGCCCCAGAGAGGTTATGGCCCGGGCGGATGAGGGTAGCTACATCGCCAAATCCCGGGGGCGTAACAGGGTTGTGGTGGTGCCTTCACCACCAGCCGGCTGAGAGGTTGGCCTGCCAGAGCAGGCGAATCGCCAGCGCTGTCAGCACGATATTGAAGATCAACGTGAACTTGCTGTTGCTCAGGGAACGAAGCACATGCAGCCCAAGCCAGGTACCGGCAAAGCCGCAGGCAATCATGGCGAGAATGAAGGGCAGCCACTCGAAGAACATGAAGCCCGCCGCCCCGAACACCAGCGCCTTGGGCGCATGCTGCAGTGTCATGGCAGTGGCAAACGTGGCCACGGTTCTGAACCGGTCGGTATGAATCTGCTTGATGAACGCTGCAACGAGTGGCCCGGTGGCGCCCACGAACAGACTGACGAAACTGGTCAGCGCCGACGCCAGGAATACCCCAGGGGCACCAAATGCACCCTTGGGTAGCGCCGGCCCCCAGCAGAGATAGAGCACGAACAGGGCGATGGTCAACTGCCAGATGTGGGCGGGAAGATTTACCAGTAGCCAGGCGCCCAGCGCAGCCCCTACGATCACGCCGGGCAGAAACGCGGCAATCACCCGCCAGTCTATGTTCCGCCACGTCAAAGCCGCCCGGCCAACGTTCGAGCCCAACTGAATCATGCCGTGCACCGGGATTATGGCCGCCGGTGGCATCCAGCTGGCCATCAGTACCAGCAGTAAAACCCCGCCACCGGCGCCGAGGCTGGCGGTGATCATCGAGGTGATGGTTGAGCTGGCAAGCAGGAAAACGGCGACAGGAAGGCTCAGGCTTTCAGGTATCAGTTGGTTGAGTACTTCCATTCACAGAATTCCGTTGATTTCAGTTTGGCCGTGCGACAGAGGGCCTCGGTTGCCAGCTGAACGTCGGCCACATAGTAGAGCGAGGCGAGCCCCAGGCGGTCTCGCCCCAGGTTGTGAAAAATCAGGCCGAAGGCAATATCACCGGCGGTGAAGCGTTCATGGTTGGCGGCAAAATACTCTGCTGGCTGCGCCAGTACCGGATCGTCCAGCAGCGCCTGCACCCGTCCGGCGCCGCCATGATACGCCTGAACAAGGAGTAGGGTGAATAATCGCTCCCTTTTGGCTTCCGGCAGATGGCCGAAGCGTTGCTGGAAAACCGGTGCCAGATTGCGGGCGTTCTGGTTCATCAGCCGCAGGGCACAGTCAATCTGCGCCAGTCGGTGCCAGAAATTGTCCGGGGCAATCTCGCAGTCCGACAGGGCGGCTGGCGACAGCTGAAGGATTCCCCTGGCGTTGGCACGGGAGTGGGCTCTCGCCTGGGCTCCGCTTTCGATCAGGATCTGGCCGGCCAGGTATCGGGGCAAGGCTTGCGGCAGGGTCAGCCTATTCTGGTTGCTGCGGTGATTGAAGACATACATGAGCGCGTCATGCAGGCTTTCAGGCGCACCACTGGTGGCAAAGATGAGGTCGTCCCAGGCGCCCCAGATCCGGTCCGCAGGCAGGGTGCCAAGATAGCGGGCAACGGCTTCATCCACGTTCACATGAGGTTGATCGCAGGAAAGGGCAAACGGATAGCCGGTCTGGCCCGTCTCGCCAGGCACCCAGTCTTCCACCTTGTTATTCTCATACAGTGATTGCCGCGTGGCATTCAGCAGGCGCTGGGTTGCCTCACGGTCATCACCGTCACTGATCCAGGCCAGAAACCGGCCGCGCATGTCATAGAGAACATGTCGATCAGCACTGGAGCAATAGCCGGATTCTTTGAGCACCCAGCGCCTGATGGTGAGAATGTTCTCGAACACCCCCTGACTGACCCAGTAGGGTGACGTCCGGACAACACGGGTCCACTCGCTGCTCTCGCCGGAGTCCGGCGGGGCCTCCTGAGCGCTCGTAGCGACCGATGCCGTCAGGATGAAAATCACGGCAAGCTGGCGTAAGCTCTTGAGAAATCTGATCATAGACGTTATACCCGTGACCTTCCTCGAACCAGAATAACAAATGGAACCTGCCATGAAGCAATCCGAGTACCTCCGTTACGATGCAACCGCTCTCGCTGATCTTATCCGCCGCGGCGAAGTCACTTCCGGTGAAGTATGCGAGGCCGCGGTGGAGCGGGCAACCCGCGTAAACGGCAAGCTCAATGCGATCTGTTATCCCCAGTTCTCCGAAGCGCCAGCCCAGCCCTTTCCCGAGCAGGGTGTTTTTGCGGGCGTCCCCTTGCTGCTCAAGGACCTTGCCCAGGAACAGGCAGACCATCCGTGTACCTACGGAAGCCGCGGTATGACCAAGAATATAGCCCCTCGGGACTCGGAGTTTGTTCGCCGGGCCCGGAATGGCGGCCTGGTATTCCTGGGGCGCACCGCCACGCCCGAGTTTGGTCTGAAAGCGGTCACCGAGTCCGAGCTCTGGGGACCTACCCGTAACCCCTGGAACACCCAGCTCACCCCCGGCGGCTCCAGTGGTGGCTCTGGCGCGGCGGCGGCAGCGGGCATCGTGCCAATGGCGGGCGCCAACGATGGTGGCGGCTCTATCCGTATTCCTGCCGCCTACAACGGGTTGTTCGGACTGAAACCCTCCCGTGGACGGATTTCTTCGGGGCCATTCATGGGCGAAGCCTGGACAGGCGCCTCGACCGATCATGTGGTCAGCCGAACGGTCAGAGACAGTGCCGCGATGTTGGATGTGCTCAGTGGCCCGGCACCGGGCGATCCCTTTGTGATTCCACAGCCGCCGGCGCCTTACGCTGAACTGGTACAGCGGTCCCCCGGCAGTCTGAAAATCGGTGTCTTTACCTCGTCGCCCTATAACACGGAGGTGGCCCCCGAGTGCGTTGCTGCCGTCGAGGAAACCGCCCGGGTTCTCGAGAGTCTCGGTCACAGGGTTGAATACGCGGCGCCGGAGTTCGATGGCATGGCCCTGGCCCGATGTTATCTGGGACTTTACTTTGGCGAAGTGTCTGCCCTGATGGCGAAGGCGAAAGAGCAGTTCGGTGCCGCCGACAGTGATTTCGAGCTGGATACCCGGTTAATTGGCATGCTGGGCAACACCATGCCGCTCTCCGATTACGTTCGCCGCCGCCAGCAGTGGAACGAGTTTGCCCGGGCCCTTGGCGTGTTCTTCGGCCGTTATGATCTTTACCTGAGCCCCACTACCGGGCAGTTGCCTGCGGCCATCGGCGAGCTGGAAACACCAGCCCATCTCAAGTTCGCCGCCCGCCTGATGCTGAAACTCAATGCCGGTAAACTGGTGCATCGAACCGGTCAGGTGGACCAGATGGCGCTGGAAAGCCTGGCGCGAACGCCCTTCACCCAACTGGCCAATCTCACCGGAACGCCGGCCATGTCCGTGCCCATGCACTGGACCGCCGAAGGTTTGCCGGTGGGTGTGCAATTGGGCGGTCCCCACGGCGCCGAGGCGACCCTGCTGCAGCTGGCGGGGCAGTTGGAAGAGGCGAACCCCTGGTTCGGCAACTACGAAAGGCTTGAGGATGCGTTCTGATTAATGCGGGGGTTGTGATCCGGCAGGTTAAACTCCACGTTTATCTTTGTAGCCGGAACAGGCTATGCTGTTAGTCAGGAAGACCCCTTCTTCCTGATAGATCCTGATGGCATCGAGGAGGCGAGCGTATTATGAACCAACCGATGGCAATCGATGAACTGGTATCAGTAGCACAAGCCGAGGCCATGGGGGAGCTAGACGCCCCGATGATGGCCATCGTCCTGTCCAGTGAACAAAGCTACGACTTGCCCATCAATTCCCTTGAAACCGATGCCGACAAGGCCCGCTGGGGTTTGATCCTCCGCGCTGCCCGCGAGCATGTGGAAGCGGATGCCGTGGCAGTGCTCTATCCGGCCTGGACCACCATCCGTCACAAGAAACCAGAGGTGGAGGCCGAAGCGGCTCCCGAAACTCTTGCGGAGGAATCTGAAGGCTCTGATGATTCAGACGGACCTATAGACACCCTGTTTGTGCAGCTGCACACCAGGGACCACGTTTACTGGCGGGGTTTTGAACAGATTCGGGATCCCAAGCACCAGCGCATTATCGGCTTCCGCCGGATCAAGGCGCTGTCCACCGATTACAAGCGAGACGAAGCGCCTTCCGTCGCCTCCTGGCTGAGCACCCTGTTCGAGCCGCTGCCGGAAGAAGGTGAAGAGACCACGGTAGACCGCGAACTGGCCGACCTGCTGGAAGAGCCGGAAGTCAGTGCAGCGCTCTATCCGCGTCAGATGCGGGCCCTGCACTAAGGTCATCCGGCGCGCGCTCAGAACAAGGGCGCGCGCTGGACAACCCAGAACAGGCTGATCGCACCAATGCCTGCCAGCATCACTGGCAC from Marinobacter adhaerens HP15 encodes the following:
- a CDS encoding amidase, yielding MKQSEYLRYDATALADLIRRGEVTSGEVCEAAVERATRVNGKLNAICYPQFSEAPAQPFPEQGVFAGVPLLLKDLAQEQADHPCTYGSRGMTKNIAPRDSEFVRRARNGGLVFLGRTATPEFGLKAVTESELWGPTRNPWNTQLTPGGSSGGSGAAAAAGIVPMAGANDGGGSIRIPAAYNGLFGLKPSRGRISSGPFMGEAWTGASTDHVVSRTVRDSAAMLDVLSGPAPGDPFVIPQPPAPYAELVQRSPGSLKIGVFTSSPYNTEVAPECVAAVEETARVLESLGHRVEYAAPEFDGMALARCYLGLYFGEVSALMAKAKEQFGAADSDFELDTRLIGMLGNTMPLSDYVRRRQQWNEFARALGVFFGRYDLYLSPTTGQLPAAIGELETPAHLKFAARLMLKLNAGKLVHRTGQVDQMALESLARTPFTQLANLTGTPAMSVPMHWTAEGLPVGVQLGGPHGAEATLLQLAGQLEEANPWFGNYERLEDAF
- a CDS encoding sulfite exporter TauE/SafE family protein, whose amino-acid sequence is MEVLNQLIPESLSLPVAVFLLASSTITSMITASLGAGGGVLLLVLMASWMPPAAIIPVHGMIQLGSNVGRAALTWRNIDWRVIAAFLPGVIVGAALGAWLLVNLPAHIWQLTIALFVLYLCWGPALPKGAFGAPGVFLASALTSFVSLFVGATGPLVAAFIKQIHTDRFRTVATFATAMTLQHAPKALVFGAAGFMFFEWLPFILAMIACGFAGTWLGLHVLRSLSNSKFTLIFNIVLTALAIRLLWQANLSAGWW
- a CDS encoding lysozyme family protein, which gives rise to MIRFLKSLRQLAVIFILTASVATSAQEAPPDSGESSEWTRVVRTSPYWVSQGVFENILTIRRWVLKESGYCSSADRHVLYDMRGRFLAWISDGDDREATQRLLNATRQSLYENNKVEDWVPGETGQTGYPFALSCDQPHVNVDEAVARYLGTLPADRIWGAWDDLIFATSGAPESLHDALMYVFNHRSNQNRLTLPQALPRYLAGQILIESGAQARAHSRANARGILQLSPAALSDCEIAPDNFWHRLAQIDCALRLMNQNARNLAPVFQQRFGHLPEAKRERLFTLLLVQAYHGGAGRVQALLDDPVLAQPAEYFAANHERFTAGDIAFGLIFHNLGRDRLGLASLYYVADVQLATEALCRTAKLKSTEFCEWKYSTN
- a CDS encoding sensor domain-containing diguanylate cyclase → MLIKQWFGSLVNRAVALVVVAIILSALLVTVAGSLLSRSELEQQARDQVETIATLIAGELDDKLALRLGALNHVAQNLTMSRDVLNARAQILIRRQTALEHLFDAVYLMDEDGLVVAEHPEDYRQSGLDVSNREYFRRVASTLTPVISEPYLSNYQEKPAIMVAAPIFDHRQRFIGVIGGAIALDGNNFLDQFINIRIGTTGYLGVATRSGFVVVNQRDERAMSPVRVANPVLRDAMEGFEGTVDTRNSSGEKTIMSVQQLTQVPWFVSASWPAREALAPMTRTLDAFVWILLAVILLIAPLALWRFRRLMAPLKTLGEQIRERHLGMRSDPVDVAGGKEIRQVAEIFNTVTDERDEVLVSLAEREAFFRSLTQSAPIGIVQTDVLGRIEFANPAFEAIVGHPAEQLTYSYLANRVHESDRPEAIAGWKTAIRNQSVFRGRLRLTSPAPDRVIWGDVMTAAIQTPEKALGTITVVRDISHELEVEEALRAEQQRAETILGVLQEGVLMVDVEGVIRFANDAACRLLGTEGECVLRNFFQLVTIETEEREMTAEQFLTGDDLDSLYVTLRNSLGVPFPIDLTMLHIRQGREDERLVFVLRDDSDRRRQEERLSWEATHDSLTQLLNRRAFNASLVRSLGEAGRQDARSVLMLIDLDYFKPVNDEGGHLLGDDLLKRLADLFKDAVRQSDTVARLGGDEFGIILPACGMTRAEALAERIRADVEALRIEHDGRSFGVTTSIGLTELTAEDSGPREVMARADEGSYIAKSRGRNRVVVVPSPPAG